The Longimicrobium sp. genome segment GCTCCCGGCGTGCACGCCGGGCCCCGCGTGCACGCCGGGGTGGTAGCCCAGAAAGGTGAGCAGCGCGATCCCGCCCGGGCGCAGCACCCGGTGCAGCTCGTCGATCCACAGGTGCTGCTGCTCCTCGCTCAGGTGCGTGAAGACGGAAAGGGCGTAGACCAGGTCGAACTGCTCGTCGGGATACGACAGCGGCGGCAGCGGCTGGTTCACCCCGAAGGTGGCGAAGGGAAGGTTCCCCTGGCACCAGGCGATGGCCTCGGCGTCGATGTCGGTGCCGTAGAAGCGGGTGCCGGACGCCATCTCGCGGAACCAGAGCAGGGTGCGCCCGCACCCGCAGCCGAAGTCCAGCACCCGCTCGCAGCCGGCAACGCTCCGCCCCACCCGCCCGAGCGCCGCCTGGATCTCGTCGCGGCTCAGCCGTCCCAGGCGCAGGTACATCTCGACGTCGGAGCTCCCCTGCACGCGGTAGCGCAGGGAGATGGGCGCCACCCCCTGCACCCCCAGCTGCGCGAGCTTCACCTGGTCGTAGAAGCTCACCGCCCAGCTGGCGGCCATGGTGCCCGCCCGGTACGCCTGCATGGCGAGCTGAAAGCCGGGGGGTGCGCTCATCGAGGGCATCTCCGGCCGGTCCGCGGCGGGGTCACGGTGTGCGCTCCAGGACCACGATGTCCTGGTACGCGTTCAGCCCCAGCGGGATGTAGTCGAGCACCCGGAAGTAGCGCGCGAACGTCTTTTCCACGTACTCCCGCGAGTGGTAGGTGAGCTGGTACCACTCCGGAAAGATCCCGCGGTGCAGCAGGGAGGGAACGAAGAGGATTCCCTTCTCGTGCACCTGGGCCTGGAGCTCCGGGCCAAGGTCGCCGCGAACGCGGTCGGGCCCGTGCACCGTGAGCAGCAGCACGCCCCCCGGACGGGTGACCCGCCGCAGCTCCTCGAGCCAGCGGCACTGGTACTCCTCGTCCAGGTGGGTGAGCACCGAGATGGCGTACACCAGGTCGAAGCTGCCCTCGGGGTAGTCCAGGGGCGGCATCGGCCGGTTGTTGGTGAAGGTGGCGAACGGCAGGTTGCGCCGGCACCACTCCGCCGCTTCAGCGTCGGTGTCGGTGCCGTACAGGCGGGTGGTGCCCGCCAGCTCGGAAAGCCAGAGCAGCGTCCGCCCGCAACCGCAGCCGAAGTCCATGACGTCGCTGAAGTCGCTCATCCGCCGGCCGATGCGGCCCAGCGCGGCCTCCAGGTCCTGGCGCGAGCGCTGGCCCACCTGCAGGAAGCCGCCGAGCGAGCCGTCGCCGTGCACCCGGTGGCGCAGGTAGATGGGCGGCACCGCGGGAAAGGGCGTCCCGCTGATGGCCAGCTGGTCCCACACGCTGATGTACCAGCTGAAGATGCGGGTGGCCATGCGGTACCCGCCCATCGCCAGCTGCTCCAGGGGCAGGGTGCCCCCCATCGGCGGATCTGCGTTCACTGCCATTGCGTCTGCCCTTTCGGCGTTGTGATGTGGCTTGCCGGAGCCCGGCCTGGTCTCCTTCACCCGCGTCACTGCACCTCCGAGATCGGGTCGTCCGGCGTGCGGACGGGCGGCGAGCCGGGAGTCGGGGCCGGCGTGCCGGGA includes the following:
- a CDS encoding class I SAM-dependent methyltransferase, which produces MSAPPGFQLAMQAYRAGTMAASWAVSFYDQVKLAQLGVQGVAPISLRYRVQGSSDVEMYLRLGRLSRDEIQAALGRVGRSVAGCERVLDFGCGCGRTLLWFREMASGTRFYGTDIDAEAIAWCQGNLPFATFGVNQPLPPLSYPDEQFDLVYALSVFTHLSEEQQHLWIDELHRVLRPGGIALLTFLGYHPGVHAGPGVHAGS
- a CDS encoding class I SAM-dependent methyltransferase; this encodes MAVNADPPMGGTLPLEQLAMGGYRMATRIFSWYISVWDQLAISGTPFPAVPPIYLRHRVHGDGSLGGFLQVGQRSRQDLEAALGRIGRRMSDFSDVMDFGCGCGRTLLWLSELAGTTRLYGTDTDAEAAEWCRRNLPFATFTNNRPMPPLDYPEGSFDLVYAISVLTHLDEEYQCRWLEELRRVTRPGGVLLLTVHGPDRVRGDLGPELQAQVHEKGILFVPSLLHRGIFPEWYQLTYHSREYVEKTFARYFRVLDYIPLGLNAYQDIVVLERTP